The DNA window TGAGGGTCCCCAGTCTGGAGGTGGAGCAGACTACAATCACTGCCTAAACCTCCCACCCTGTCCTTCCCGGGACCCTCACCTACAGCTGCAGGTTCCCCCGCCCACCGCTTCCCAGTCCCTTGCAGTGCCCACTCTGGGCCGAGTGTTCCCTGCTCCACTTCTTAGTTCACAGGGCTCACCGCATCGCTCCTGAAGGGAGAGAAACCGCGAAGAGGCAATCAATCATGGGGCTCCCCCTGACCAAGAGGCGGGGGCTAACTTCCACTCCCTCGGACCCTAGGGGTCTGATTCTcaaatgcttatttatttccaCGCAGAAATCTAACCACCCTTGCATTCTACCAAATATCTAACCAAGTTGTGCCTTCGAATGGCCTGATAACTCCTCTCCCCGTTCCTTGGGGATCCAGTCCAAGGTTACCAAGATTCACTTACTCGTCTGCCATGCTGATCCctcaagagagagaaagggatcaGAGCTTCCTGGAGGGTCCTGGAGGGGTGTCCCCAGTGACCTTGGAGGTCTCTAGAGGTTGGGTCTCCTCTGGGCTGCTCAAGCCGCACTGAGGACACTGAGATAAGGGGCCAGGACAAGGACTAAATATACTGCAGTCTCCTCCCCTGCCCAGGACAAGAGATAACAGGGTGTGAGGGGAGGAGTGTGCAAAGCCCCAGTTGGATGACCAAGGTGCCCGAGGTCCACACCCCCCTCTTTATGACTCTGGTGAcccagctccctcctccctcagactcgGGAAAATCTGGAAGCCAGCCCCCTCTTCTCTCAAAGTCCAGAGTCCAGACCAGCTTCCCCGTACACACCCAGAAATCCAGGCCcgtctccccttcctccttcacacCTAGGGGTCCAAACCCTGGCCCCTCCCTAAACTGCACTCTTTCAGAGGCCTAGGATTTCTTGTGTCTCCTCTATTTGGGGGTCAGTTTCAGTGACCATAGTTTGTTTAGTTTGAATGCTCATGTGTCTGACCCCAGGCTGTGAACACACAACCAAGTATATTTGTAAACCCACAAATAGGGCTTCTCCTGggccctcctccccttctcccccccccttctcccGGCACTGGATACCGGTTAAGGACAGACACACTGAGGTGACCCTGGGCTCTTTATTTGAACCACATGGAGGGGGGATGTCCTCATCCTTCCCAACAGTAGCATGTCAGGAGAGAAAGGCCCAAGGCAAAGGAGAGGACCTGGAACCCAGGGTGGTGTGCCCAGCTAGGGATCAGCCTGAGGATATAACTCAGAGAACAATCTAGGGCCACCACCACCCTAACCATAGAGCTGGAAAGGAATTTAGAATTCTCGTTCTATCACTGGGGTTGAGAAAGAATGTAGAGTAAAACAGCAGTCGAGCCAGCGGTGGCTGAGGGCTGCTTATATGAGCCCGTGTCAATCCTGGGCCTGCTTCAGTGGTCAAAGGGGAACCGCTTGGTCCCTGGGTTTTGGAGGTGTATTCACGGTGGATATTGCCACGGCTGGGTTTATCACTTCCGGAGGAGGGACCAGGTCAGTCTGGGTCAGGCTGATTGCTTCTAGAGGAGTGGCCAGGTAAACCAGGGGTGGGCTCATCTCTTCTAGAGGAGAAGCATGGTCAGCCTGGAGTGGGCTCATCTCTTCTAGAGGAGAAGTGTGGTCAGCCTGGGGTGGGCTCATCTCTTCTAGAGGAGAAGTGTGGTCAGCCTGGGGTGGGCTCATCTCTTCTAGAGGAGAAGTGTGGTCAGCCTGGGCTGGGCTCATCTCTTCTAGAGGGGTCCTGATCAGCTTGGGGTGGGCTCATCTCTTCTAGAGGAGGGGCCTGATCAGCCTGGATGGGCTCATCTCTTCTAGAGGAGAAGTGTGGTTAGCCTGGGGTGGGCTCATCGCTTCTAGAGGAGAAGTGTGGTCAGCCTGGGGTGGGCTCATCGCTTCTAGAGGAGGggcaaggtcagcctggggtggGCTCATCTCTTCTAGAGGAGGGCATGGTCAGCCTGGGGTGGGCTCATCTCTTCTAGAGGGGAGCCTGATCAGCTTGGGGTGGGCTTATCTCTTCTAGAGGAGGGGCCTGATCAGCCTGGGGTGGGCTCATCTCTTCTAGAGGAGGGGTCTGATCAGCCTGGGGTGGCCTCATCTCTTCTAGAGGAGAAGTGTGGTCAGCCTGGGGTGGGCTCATCTCTTCTAGAGGAGAAGTGTGGTCAGCCTGGGGTGGGCTCATCTCTTCTAGAGGAGAAGTGTGGTCAGCCTGGGGTGGGCTCATCTCTTCTAGAGGAGGGGCCTGGTCAGCCTGGGGTGGGCTCATTGCTTCTAGAGAAGTGTGATCAGCCTGGGGTGGGCTCATCTCTTCTAGAAGAGGGGCCTGATCAGCTTGGGGTGAGTTCACAGCTTCTAGAGGAGAAGCATGGTCAGCCTGGGGTGGGCTCATCTCTTCTAGAGGAGGGGCATGGTCAGCCTGGGGTGGGCTCATCGCTTCTAGAGGAGGGGCCAGGACTTTACAGGGCACCAATGCAGATTCCACAGCTGAGTCTCCACTACCCATAGTAGAGTTCCCTAACTTGCAGAAGCGCAAAAAGGTCTCCGAGGGGATGGCTCCTGTATGAGGGGCGAACCCAGCTGCCCGCGCTATCTCCCCAACACGGTCAGAAAACGCCTTCAACTCCTTGGGCCGCAGGTCCACCAAGTACCTGGTTCAGGAAACCACATATGAGAAGACTGGGCTTTGGGCCCAGCTGGGACCTTCCCACCCTGCTCCTCTCTGGCTCACCGAGCTAATTCCACAACCAGGTTCCCGCCAGGGGCCACGCAAGCACCAAGCTCAGGGCTGAGAAGATGGACCATCCTGCGAAGAGAAAAGGCCCCAAGCTCAGGGCTGAGAAGATGGGCCAGCCTGCGGATGCTAGGAGCTGAGACACACAGGTAAGGACGAAGGTGCTGAGCATGTGGAGACTGTAAAAAGTGATCCCTGGATCCCGAGAAAGAAGAAACCGGGGCTGATGCTAGGTCTCTATGAGCACACCTGTGTCCTACTTACCCACAGGACACATAGAGCAGTTGGAACCGGCCCTTGTAGCAGGTCTTATGGTGGAGAGTCTGCGAAGAATCAAGGGACAGAAAGTGCACAGTAAAGGGTTCTCGAGTAGGCGCtgcaagaaaagggaagaaaaacgtcagttctgaggctggagagacaacttaCCTGCTAAGAGAGTGTGCTACTCTTTGTGTCTAGCACAAAACTCATGTCAGACTGTTTATAACCACCTCTAACTCCTTTCTGTGGATATGCGCCCTATTGTGGTCTCTGACAGCACCTacacgtgcatgtgcatatacacaaaaataaatctaaatcttAACAGAGGTAGTCAAAAAACACACGAGtgggcaaacaaacaaatattggTGTTCCTTGTTCTctactcttgtttttgttttgtgaccggCTCTCATCTTGTTGCTGATGATGTCTGGATTTGTTGCCAAGAGCAGGCgtttcttcctgtctcagtctcccgaatgctgggatgacCATCATGCATGACCATGCCTCGCTTTCTTGGGTTTTCTTTAGAATTACTTTTGGTGATGGTGTGTTTCACAGTGTGCGTGTGAAAGGTCAGGTGACAACATCATGGAGTccgctctctccttccacctttatcgAACTTGGGTTGCAATACCCTGATGGCAAGCACTGctccctgctgagctatcttgttCACCTTCCTTGTCCTtctaggacccctcctttccatcttttctctgAGCTGGATTCCCACAAATCTGGGGAGGTGGGTCCATGAGGCAGAGACCCATTTTGAATAGAGGAACAGGCTCTTAGGAAGGGATGAGTTAAGGGATGGAATAGGAAGAGCAAAAGGCAGGATTCATATGGCGAGGATGTCTAGGGGGAATCTAGACAGTTCCCAGATAGACCTCTATAGAGGACTGAGAATTCTCCTACTGGTGGTGTCAGGATTTGggaataagagagaaaaagagaacagacaTCAACGAGAGGCCAACTGCCCAGATATTCCAAATTAGCTCCATCCAAAATTGGGGAAAAAACAGCCCATCTAAAGTTTGCAGCTGTTGGCTTCCTACCATCCCGCTCGGGCGACTCCGGGTACCCCTGGATGGCTCTCGGGCCCCTCCAGGCGGCCACTTCTCTGAACAGCTCTGTAACATTATGCTGCGTGATCTCGCTTGCAGTCTGCCCAGGAGAAAAGGGGGGGCCGATGTTAGCCTAGGAACCTTATGGGGTGGCCTAGATTGGCTGGGGCGGGGCTTACTGTGCACAGGTGACAGCTAGAATTTCTGGTCGCTTTCCCAGGTCTAGGTATAGGACATAGTAAGAGAACTGGATTGTAGCGCTCCAAAGTGGGGCCCAAGAAGTTGGGGGACAGAGACTCCGGACCGAAATGAGGGATGGAGCTCAAAAAGCGTTGGCGGAAGGGGCatgacttggaaggcagagggcaggaaCCTGCCTAGTGGGCTTAACCCCAGCCCCATCGGCCACATACCTTGACGGGTTGTCCGTTACTCGTGCGCAAGAGGCTCTGGTCGTCCGCCTCGATGCCAAAAGCCACAAAGGGGCCCGTGGCGATATCCCCCCAGTACCCGCGCGCTGCCACGCGTTCCCCACGCTGGAAAAAACCGGGGAGATGAGATCGCAGGTGTGGTTCAAACCGGGGACCTTGACTCATAGGTTGACCTAAAAGACTTAGAGCAAGCCTGGGGGTAGACACGCACGTGGCTCAGGAGGCGACCCGACGCCAGGGTCCTGTTGGGCACGTGGTAGGCACttgagtctctgagttcaaaggcaACACCTGTGTCCCGCCAGCGTCGGAATTCCTGGATGTGGATGACTTGGGCCTAGATGATGGAAAAGGACTTGATGATGAATCTGATACAGGAACCCCAATTCTATACTTATAGGAATCACTCTCCCTCAGACCCTGGGGTCCAGGCCCCAGTCTTCCATCCTCAGACCTGGGGCCAAAGTCCCAGCCCTCTTGCTTCACCCAGGACTCGGATGGCGGCCACCTGCTCCCTTCCTTACCCCTCGATCGTGCAGTTTCATGCG is part of the Arvicola amphibius chromosome 8, mArvAmp1.2, whole genome shotgun sequence genome and encodes:
- the Dnaaf3 gene encoding dynein assembly factor 3, axonemal, which codes for MTTPAGSGAGFGSVSWWGLSPALDLQAESPPVDPESQAATEHKIPELDALLLGSVDGRHVLRTLSRASLWPLRRFNFYMLENNLEAVARHMLIFSLALEDPEKMGLQERSETFLELWGNALLRPSVAAFVRDQASRLSHLVPEPDRLEEQLPWLSLRPLKFRERDALEAVFRFWSGGEKGPEVFPMSRLWDSRLRYYLGSRYDARRGVADWDLRMKLHDRGAQVIHIQEFRRWRDTGVAFELRDSSAYHVPNRTLASGRLLSHRGERVAARGYWGDIATGPFVAFGIEADDQSLLRTSNGQPVKTASEITQHNVTELFREVAAWRGPRAIQGYPESPERDAPTREPFTVHFLSLDSSQTLHHKTCYKGRFQLLYVSCGMVHLLSPELGACVAPGGNLVVELARYLVDLRPKELKAFSDRVGEIARAAGFAPHTGAIPSETFLRFCKLGNSTMGSGDSAVESALVPCKVLAPPLEAMSPPQADHAPPLEEMSPPQADHASPLEAMSPPQADHTSPLEEMSPLQADHASPLEEMSPPLVYLATPLEAISLTQTDLVPPPEVINPAVAISTVNTPPKPRDQAVPL